A single region of the Triticum dicoccoides isolate Atlit2015 ecotype Zavitan chromosome 2B, WEW_v2.0, whole genome shotgun sequence genome encodes:
- the LOC119361082 gene encoding uncharacterized protein LOC119361082, giving the protein MSSPYVTELFEYFKTIKHLSAGKQPAQVAKAGGKRQRVDSTAAAGNSFNADTQYSFPDLQREVQGAEELFTEIDNEVHEVVDMYNDMGTKVGTILGLFDRLRPKFKKMKGLACVGHSGVPSVAAVTHLVATEPISTRDDEGADDTAANNAIVDETKAVSATQVQSDGNCFSDEVMSLHEIPRSASDPVYELADVKEVCGFFVGGFH; this is encoded by the exons ATGAGTTCCCCATATGTTACAGAATTGTTTGAATACTTCAAAACCATAAAGCATTTGAGTGCTGGGAAGCAACCTGCACAAGTAGCAAAGGCTGGTGGGAAGAGGCAACGGGTTGATTCCACCGCAGCAGCTGGCAACTCCTTCAATGCTGATACGCAGTATTCCTTTCCAGATCTACAAAGAGAG GTGCAAGGTGCCGAAGAACTATTCACAGAGATTGATAATGAAGTGCATGAAGTAGTTGACATGTACAATGACATGGGAACAAAGGTGGGAACAATTCTTGGGTTGTTCGATAGGTTGAGACCCAAATTCAAGAAGATGAAAGGTCTGGCATGTGTTGGTCATTCAGGTGTGCCTTCTGTAGCAGCAG TCACACATCTTGTTGCTACGGAACCCATCTCCACAAGGGACGATGAAGGTGCAGATGATACTGCTGCAAACAATGCGATCGTCGATGAAACAAAGGCTGTGAGTGCTACCCAAGTTCAGTCCGATGGCAACTGTTTTTCTGATGAAGTGATGAGCCTACACGAAATTCCCAGGAGTGCCAGTGATCCAGTATATGAACTGGCTGATGTTAAAGAAGTGTGCGGGTTCTTCGTGGGGGGGTtccactga